One window of the Shewanella litorisediminis genome contains the following:
- a CDS encoding CNNM domain-containing protein → MVTLIIIILVAVGVSFLCSVFEAVLLSVTPSYIASLEEDNPAAASRLRAQKDNVEAPLVAILTLNTISHTVGAAVAGAQAAYVFGDHMLGVFSAVLTFIILFFSEIIPKTLGANHWRTLAPAVSLALLWMERATKPLIWMSQQVTKLLGKGEEGQYIRQEMSAMARMGHESGELDAQESRILTQILSVKEMPVTSIMTPRTVMFTVPMSMTLEDFASKHMSKPFSRLPVYGEDNDDIQGFVNRTDVLLEVRDNPQSTMASLKRNLLAVPETAKILPLLELMIKRNTQIAVVVDEYGSAQGLVTQEDIIESMLGLEIVDLNDPAIDMQRLARQLWKRRIKEKGIRLSDDQDGDL, encoded by the coding sequence ATGGTTACCCTCATTATTATCATACTCGTTGCCGTTGGCGTTTCCTTTCTGTGCAGCGTGTTCGAAGCCGTGCTTCTGTCTGTGACCCCAAGTTATATCGCCTCTCTGGAGGAAGATAATCCCGCCGCAGCCAGCCGACTGCGCGCCCAAAAAGACAATGTTGAAGCACCATTGGTGGCCATTCTGACGCTGAACACCATTTCCCATACTGTCGGTGCCGCTGTTGCGGGTGCTCAGGCAGCCTATGTCTTTGGCGATCACATGCTGGGCGTCTTTTCCGCCGTGCTCACCTTTATTATTTTGTTCTTCTCCGAAATCATCCCCAAAACCCTGGGCGCCAACCACTGGCGTACGTTGGCGCCGGCAGTCAGCCTCGCGCTGTTATGGATGGAGCGTGCCACCAAGCCGCTTATCTGGATGTCGCAGCAGGTGACCAAACTGTTGGGCAAAGGCGAAGAGGGACAGTATATTCGTCAGGAAATGAGTGCCATGGCGCGCATGGGGCACGAGTCCGGTGAATTGGATGCTCAGGAATCCCGTATTCTGACCCAAATTCTGTCGGTAAAAGAAATGCCGGTTACCAGCATCATGACACCCAGAACCGTGATGTTTACTGTCCCCATGTCCATGACATTGGAAGACTTTGCCAGCAAACATATGTCCAAGCCCTTTAGCCGACTGCCGGTGTATGGCGAAGATAATGATGACATTCAGGGTTTTGTAAATCGCACCGACGTGTTGCTTGAGGTGCGCGACAATCCCCAAAGCACCATGGCCAGCCTGAAGCGCAATCTGCTGGCAGTGCCCGAAACGGCCAAGATTCTGCCTCTGCTTGAGCTGATGATTAAACGCAACACCCAGATAGCCGTAGTGGTGGACGAATACGGTTCCGCTCAGGGTCTGGTGACTCAGGAAGACATTATCGAGTCTATGCTCGGTCTGGAAATCGTTGACCTGAACGACCCGGCCATCGATATGCAGCGTCTTGCAAGACAATTGTGGAAAAGACGCATCAAGGAAAAAGGCATTCGACTGTCAGACGACCAGGACGGAGACCTTTAG
- a CDS encoding GNAT family N-acetyltransferase, which translates to MQIVPLKSSHFPQIATVFHQAVSAAAGKGYTQAQCEAWSAGIRDKRYWRSRLRRSLVLVARDNDEVLGFIDCELCHPDKGYIGHLYVAPAHQGRGIGGKLIDALVRQAPCFGVGALTTDASLFSHRLFAAKGFSDKGRYFQQKSGQVLPGFAMTLSLPFHIDSLRGTDVASVARLFHEAVQGASEYYSEAERNAWSPALRDEATWQSRLAPSKVWVARGDSGIVGFINLLPRGHGEAEIDCLFTAPAAARSGVAGSLYRVLEQQAWRDGVQRLTVEASYFARPFFLSRGFTELCRNEHPRHGQVLVNFSMEKWLTRPEVG; encoded by the coding sequence ATGCAGATAGTCCCCCTCAAGTCCAGCCACTTCCCGCAAATTGCCACTGTCTTCCATCAGGCGGTGAGTGCGGCTGCTGGCAAAGGCTACACCCAGGCACAATGCGAGGCCTGGAGTGCCGGCATCCGGGATAAACGCTATTGGCGCTCAAGGCTTCGCCGCAGTCTGGTGCTGGTGGCACGGGATAACGATGAGGTACTGGGATTTATTGATTGTGAGCTTTGTCATCCCGATAAGGGATACATAGGTCATCTTTATGTCGCGCCGGCACATCAGGGCAGGGGGATTGGCGGTAAATTGATAGACGCACTCGTCCGTCAGGCGCCCTGTTTTGGTGTTGGCGCGCTTACTACCGATGCCTCATTGTTCTCTCACCGGCTTTTTGCAGCCAAGGGGTTCAGTGATAAAGGGCGCTATTTCCAACAAAAGTCAGGACAGGTACTGCCCGGATTTGCCATGACACTGTCTTTGCCTTTTCATATCGATAGCCTGAGGGGCACGGATGTGGCGTCGGTTGCCCGGCTGTTTCACGAGGCGGTGCAGGGAGCATCTGAGTATTACAGCGAAGCCGAGCGTAACGCCTGGTCACCTGCGCTTCGGGACGAGGCCACCTGGCAGTCGCGGCTGGCGCCATCAAAGGTATGGGTTGCCCGCGGCGACTCAGGGATTGTCGGTTTTATCAATTTACTGCCCCGTGGACACGGCGAAGCTGAAATCGACTGTTTGTTTACCGCGCCCGCAGCGGCGCGCTCTGGTGTGGCGGGCAGTCTTTACCGGGTGCTTGAACAGCAGGCGTGGCGTGACGGCGTGCAGCGTCTCACCGTAGAAGCGTCGTATTTCGCCCGGCCGTTTTTTCTGAGCAGGGGATTCACTGAGCTTTGCCGGAACGAACACCCAAGACACGGGCAAGTACTGGTGAATTTCAGTATGGAAAAGTGGCTCACCCGCCCAGAGGTGGGGTGA
- a CDS encoding nuclear transport factor 2 family protein, producing MIKKALFLAALLVGSQSTAGELEQQQATNVLDALHQHAASANWDAYFALYTQDAVFLGTDAGERWGMDEFRRYASPTKGWTYEPRRRALIEHGDTIMFDELLFNEKYGLTRGSGALVKTAEGWRVLQYHLSFAVPNEVSKDIARQIMAFEAKSKTH from the coding sequence ATGATAAAGAAAGCATTGTTTCTGGCAGCCCTGCTTGTTGGCAGCCAGAGTACGGCGGGAGAGCTTGAGCAACAGCAGGCCACCAATGTACTCGACGCTCTGCATCAGCACGCGGCAAGCGCCAATTGGGATGCCTATTTTGCACTTTACACTCAGGACGCTGTGTTTCTTGGTACTGATGCCGGCGAGCGCTGGGGAATGGACGAGTTTCGCCGGTACGCGAGTCCCACCAAAGGCTGGACTTACGAACCACGTCGCCGTGCCCTGATAGAGCACGGCGACACCATTATGTTTGATGAGCTGTTATTTAACGAAAAATACGGGCTCACCCGAGGCAGTGGCGCCCTGGTGAAAACCGCAGAGGGCTGGCGGGTGTTGCAGTATCACCTGAGTTTTGCGGTGCCCAACGAGGTATCCAAAGACATCGCCCGGCAAATCATGGCCTTCGAGGCCAAATCAAAGACTCACTGA
- a CDS encoding bifunctional tRNA (adenosine(37)-C2)-methyltransferase TrmG/ribosomal RNA large subunit methyltransferase RlmN: MSEKKINLLDLDLPGLKALLTEMGEKPFRAQQIMQWIYHFGVSDFEQMTNINKAMRAKLAARCEIVAPEITSYQKSSDGTIKFAINVGQGQEVETVYIPEEDRATLCVSSQVGCALECTFCSTAQQGFNRNLTVSEIVGQIWRVSHFLGFQKETGERPISNVVMMGMGEPLLNLANVVPAMNIMLDDYGFGLSKRRVTLSTSGVVPALDKLGDVIDVALAVSIHAPNDELRDVLVPINKKYPLQEFLAAIRRYLEKSNANRGRVTLEYVMLDHINDSTDQAHELAKLMKDTPCKINLIPFNPYPGSPYGRSSNSRIDRFAKVLMEYDLTVIVRKTRGDDIDAACGQLAGDIRDRTKRLTKKRMQESQISVTMN; this comes from the coding sequence ATGAGTGAAAAGAAGATCAATTTGCTGGACCTGGATTTGCCGGGACTGAAAGCACTGCTGACGGAAATGGGCGAAAAACCCTTTCGTGCCCAGCAGATAATGCAATGGATCTATCATTTCGGTGTCAGCGACTTCGAACAGATGACCAACATCAATAAGGCCATGCGTGCCAAGCTTGCTGCACGTTGTGAAATTGTTGCGCCTGAAATCACCAGTTACCAAAAATCGTCTGATGGCACCATTAAGTTTGCCATCAACGTAGGCCAGGGCCAGGAAGTCGAGACGGTATACATCCCCGAAGAAGACCGGGCCACCCTGTGTGTGTCATCTCAGGTGGGCTGTGCCCTCGAATGCACCTTTTGCTCCACCGCGCAGCAGGGCTTTAACCGTAACCTGACCGTGTCAGAAATCGTTGGCCAGATCTGGCGGGTATCGCACTTTTTGGGTTTCCAGAAAGAAACCGGCGAGCGTCCTATTTCCAACGTGGTGATGATGGGCATGGGTGAGCCTTTGCTGAACCTCGCCAATGTGGTGCCGGCCATGAACATCATGTTGGACGATTATGGTTTTGGTTTGTCCAAGCGCCGCGTGACCCTGTCTACCTCGGGTGTGGTGCCGGCGCTGGATAAGCTTGGCGATGTGATTGATGTGGCTCTGGCGGTGAGTATCCACGCGCCTAATGATGAACTCAGAGATGTGCTGGTACCCATCAACAAAAAGTATCCGCTACAGGAATTTTTGGCTGCCATCCGTCGCTATCTTGAGAAGTCCAATGCTAACCGTGGCCGCGTGACCCTGGAATACGTGATGCTCGATCATATCAATGACAGCACGGATCAAGCCCATGAACTGGCTAAGTTGATGAAGGATACTCCCTGCAAAATCAACCTAATCCCTTTTAATCCCTATCCTGGTTCTCCCTACGGGCGTTCTTCCAACTCCCGTATTGATCGTTTTGCCAAGGTGTTGATGGAATACGATCTGACCGTGATAGTACGCAAAACCCGTGGCGATGATATCGATGCCGCCTGTGGTCAACTTGCCGGCGATATCCGTGATCGCACCAAGCGTCTGACAAAAAAACGCATGCAAGAAAGCCAGATTTCAGTCACAATGAATTAA
- a CDS encoding DUF3820 family protein, with protein sequence MDTKSLKVAINRKMPFGKYAGRRLLELPEPYLVWFKANGFPQGRLGEELALIYEVKLNGLEAMLRPLLDDA encoded by the coding sequence ATGGATACCAAGTCATTGAAAGTGGCTATAAATCGCAAAATGCCTTTTGGTAAATATGCCGGAAGACGACTGCTGGAATTACCAGAGCCCTACCTGGTGTGGTTTAAGGCCAATGGGTTTCCACAGGGGCGCCTGGGTGAAGAGTTGGCGCTTATCTATGAAGTGAAACTCAACGGACTGGAAGCCATGCTGCGACCGCTGCTGGATGATGCCTGA
- a CDS encoding zinc-dependent peptidase, whose product MAALIIVSLLGMLGIYWIASGPSRRHRRHKALASGVFPASWRAILKKRVAHYPLLPDHLQQELRRKILIFLGEKQFIGCNGFQITDEVRLTIAAQACLLLLNRDTDFYPGLRQILVYPNAFYVNRNEQDAAGVVWERHALLSGESWSQGQVLLSWHDIIEDCEHPFDGFNVIIHEFAHQLDQEDGRADGAPPLPSSERYQSWSTIMQQEYDQLCHAADAGQPSLFDYYGATAPAEFFAVVSETFFTRPDPFAAQHRQLYEEFARFYRLDPAQWR is encoded by the coding sequence ATGGCGGCACTCATCATTGTGAGTTTACTGGGGATGCTCGGCATATATTGGATAGCCTCGGGTCCTTCTCGCCGCCATCGGCGGCATAAAGCCCTTGCCAGCGGGGTATTTCCAGCGAGCTGGCGCGCGATTCTCAAAAAGCGTGTTGCCCATTACCCCTTGCTGCCGGATCACCTGCAACAGGAGCTCAGGCGAAAGATCCTGATTTTTCTCGGCGAGAAGCAGTTTATCGGCTGCAATGGGTTTCAAATCACCGACGAAGTCAGGCTAACCATTGCCGCCCAGGCCTGCTTGTTGCTGCTCAACCGTGACACTGACTTCTACCCGGGCCTTCGGCAAATTCTGGTGTATCCCAACGCCTTCTACGTTAACCGCAATGAGCAGGATGCAGCCGGGGTTGTCTGGGAGCGGCATGCGCTCCTTTCAGGTGAGTCCTGGAGCCAGGGACAGGTGCTGCTGTCATGGCACGACATCATTGAGGACTGCGAGCATCCCTTTGACGGCTTCAACGTCATCATCCATGAGTTTGCCCACCAGCTTGATCAGGAAGATGGCCGGGCCGATGGCGCGCCGCCCCTGCCCAGCAGCGAACGTTACCAAAGCTGGTCCACTATCATGCAGCAGGAATACGACCAGCTCTGTCATGCTGCAGACGCCGGGCAACCAAGCCTGTTCGATTATTACGGCGCCACAGCGCCCGCCGAGTTCTTTGCCGTCGTCAGCGAAACCTTTTTTACCCGCCCCGACCCCTTTGCAGCCCAACACCGGCAGCTCTATGAAGAGTTTGCACGTTTTTATCGGTTGGATCCGGCGCAGTGGCGGTGA
- a CDS encoding CopG family transcriptional regulator, protein MGLADLKKNSTPCDNRLQLATSIEDFIDGANLYAMGLPQQRGAVISLENHRLRHGAVKPQAKKRRPNFRKATFTLSEPAIAHLAEMASDCDIAKSKLVRFLIEYHYQLTTEERQHIERALCVD, encoded by the coding sequence ATGGGACTGGCAGATCTCAAGAAAAACTCTACGCCGTGTGATAACCGGCTGCAGCTGGCCACCTCCATTGAAGATTTTATCGACGGGGCCAATCTGTATGCCATGGGGCTGCCACAACAGCGGGGCGCAGTAATATCGCTGGAAAACCATCGCCTGCGCCATGGCGCGGTAAAGCCACAGGCCAAAAAGCGCAGACCCAATTTCAGAAAAGCAACCTTTACCTTGAGCGAGCCTGCTATCGCCCATCTGGCCGAGATGGCCAGTGACTGCGACATAGCCAAATCAAAGCTGGTGCGCTTTTTAATCGAGTACCATTACCAGTTAACGACCGAGGAGCGCCAACACATAGAACGCGCCCTTTGCGTGGACTGA
- a CDS encoding AAA family ATPase — translation MIILVGGEKGGSGKSCLAQNIAVFLTKECGGSVIMVDCDPQRTTSDWIQARNNNPKLPAINCVQLYGKIRNDLLSLEQHYDYVIVDCGGQDNLALRATMSVASHILMPLRPKRRDLKTVSHMDDVVATCMMINPKMKASFVITQCPTLPNQSNRILEAKEVCRTYDINVLDAITYSRNIYDDSEESGLSVIEIDHEGKAADEIRAIACEMLGAANAQEVRNQLQQTQISKMRGQYGTGRSQEKLYAV, via the coding sequence ATGATTATTTTGGTCGGCGGGGAAAAAGGTGGCAGTGGCAAAAGCTGCCTGGCACAAAACATAGCCGTATTTCTTACCAAGGAATGTGGTGGCTCAGTGATCATGGTTGACTGTGATCCCCAGCGAACCACATCAGACTGGATCCAGGCCCGCAACAATAATCCCAAGCTTCCCGCAATCAATTGCGTTCAGCTGTATGGCAAAATTCGAAACGATTTGCTGAGCCTTGAACAGCATTACGATTATGTGATTGTGGACTGTGGCGGTCAGGATAACCTCGCGCTGCGAGCCACCATGTCGGTTGCGTCTCACATTCTGATGCCATTGCGTCCAAAGCGCCGCGACCTCAAAACCGTGAGCCACATGGATGACGTGGTCGCTACCTGTATGATGATAAACCCCAAGATGAAGGCATCTTTTGTCATCACTCAGTGTCCGACGCTGCCCAATCAGTCCAACCGGATTTTGGAAGCCAAGGAAGTGTGTCGCACCTACGACATCAATGTGCTCGACGCCATCACTTACTCCCGCAACATCTATGACGACAGTGAAGAGTCTGGCTTGTCTGTGATTGAAATCGATCACGAAGGCAAAGCCGCCGACGAAATTCGCGCCATCGCCTGTGAAATGCTGGGCGCCGCCAATGCCCAGGAAGTGCGGAATCAGTTGCAGCAGACTCAAATCAGTAAAATGAGAGGTCAATATGGGACTGGCAGATCTCAAGAAAAACTCTACGCCGTGTGA
- a CDS encoding bifunctional metallophosphatase/5'-nucleotidase, translating into MHTPAYCLQLAHINDCHSNFDPVALSLSVPHENTMVRVGCHSGGYGRIATLLEQAREQAQRNNQRFLFLHGGDTFQGTLYFNEFKGRANARLLNMLRPDAMVLGNHEIDSGNAPLYRFIEAIDFPMLAGNMDLSGEDPTKAFPLARLPNLYCLDSSTGCAGVIKHPLGDRELAIVGITLDQMSVIARPDPDTEFANAVETCERTVAALKAQGIDHILVLSHLGLDGDRKLAASVDGISLIVGGHSHTLMGDFAGLGLSAVPWGERVNGTPILHAGKYAETLGLASICFDDKGQVTSLDGANYLMLDEHLVIDGGDEMTRNAIIAKLKAHPNILWPAQHTHVQQVIDTEFRPAIRALDHQVLAMVPRELVHTRLPSKALPHGSEVAPWVSRAMYEESRILDGAVQFALHNAGGVRQSLSRGQITLADVLGRLLPFELPLVKYAIEGQYLFEALESAINSATNNSVVGTGAGSFPYTFGLKYHYDGRRPMGERVLSLTVAQNGLWVPVKRQQVYVGVSSAYTASGKEGYDALACCHWQESIDGLTLPGAFIRFIQRHGEIADELAPQLSYVSHLG; encoded by the coding sequence GTGCATACCCCAGCTTATTGCCTGCAACTGGCACACATCAACGATTGCCACAGTAACTTCGACCCCGTCGCCCTGAGCCTGTCAGTACCTCATGAAAACACCATGGTGCGCGTAGGCTGCCACAGTGGCGGGTATGGCCGCATCGCGACCTTGCTTGAGCAAGCCCGCGAACAGGCCCAACGCAATAACCAGAGGTTTTTGTTTCTCCACGGCGGCGATACCTTTCAGGGCACCCTTTACTTTAACGAGTTTAAAGGCCGCGCCAATGCCAGGCTGCTGAACATGCTCAGACCCGATGCCATGGTACTGGGTAACCATGAAATCGACAGTGGCAATGCCCCGCTCTACCGCTTTATCGAAGCCATCGATTTTCCCATGCTGGCCGGCAACATGGACTTAAGCGGCGAAGATCCCACCAAGGCATTTCCACTGGCCCGGTTGCCCAATCTCTATTGCCTCGACTCCAGCACCGGCTGCGCCGGGGTGATAAAACATCCCCTTGGTGACCGCGAGCTTGCTATTGTCGGCATCACACTGGATCAGATGAGTGTGATAGCCAGGCCCGATCCGGATACAGAGTTCGCCAATGCGGTGGAGACCTGTGAGCGCACGGTAGCCGCACTCAAGGCGCAAGGCATAGATCATATTCTGGTGCTCAGCCACCTTGGCCTCGACGGTGACCGCAAGCTTGCCGCATCGGTGGATGGCATAAGCCTTATCGTGGGTGGTCACAGCCATACCCTGATGGGGGATTTTGCCGGGCTGGGACTATCGGCAGTGCCCTGGGGTGAGCGCGTCAATGGCACCCCCATATTGCATGCGGGCAAGTATGCCGAAACCCTGGGACTTGCCAGCATCTGCTTCGATGACAAGGGACAGGTCACCTCCCTCGATGGCGCCAATTACCTGATGCTGGATGAGCATCTGGTTATCGATGGCGGCGATGAGATGACACGCAATGCCATCATTGCCAAGCTGAAGGCCCATCCAAACATTCTCTGGCCAGCGCAACATACCCATGTTCAGCAGGTGATAGATACTGAGTTCCGGCCCGCAATCCGCGCGCTGGACCATCAGGTGCTGGCCATGGTGCCAAGGGAACTGGTGCATACCCGCTTGCCCAGCAAAGCATTGCCCCATGGCAGCGAGGTAGCGCCCTGGGTCAGCCGCGCCATGTATGAAGAGTCACGCATTCTTGACGGTGCGGTCCAATTTGCACTGCATAATGCCGGCGGCGTGCGCCAGTCTCTCAGCCGGGGGCAAATCACCCTCGCCGATGTGCTTGGCCGCTTGTTGCCCTTTGAGCTGCCTTTGGTGAAATACGCCATCGAAGGCCAGTACTTGTTTGAGGCGCTTGAATCCGCCATCAACAGTGCCACCAACAACAGCGTAGTGGGCACGGGCGCGGGCAGTTTTCCATATACCTTTGGGCTTAAGTATCACTACGATGGCCGTCGTCCCATGGGAGAAAGGGTGTTGTCGTTAACGGTCGCACAAAATGGCCTTTGGGTACCGGTTAAACGCCAACAGGTCTACGTGGGGGTTTCATCGGCTTACACCGCATCGGGAAAAGAAGGATACGATGCCCTGGCTTGCTGCCATTGGCAGGAGTCCATCGATGGCCTGACGCTGCCCGGCGCCTTTATTCGCTTTATTCAGCGCCATGGCGAAATCGCCGATGAGCTGGCACCGCAGCTATCCTATGTCAGCCATCTTGGCTGA